One window from the genome of Choloepus didactylus isolate mChoDid1 chromosome 2, mChoDid1.pri, whole genome shotgun sequence encodes:
- the EPHA2 gene encoding ephrin type-A receptor 2 isoform X2, whose product MQNIMDDSPIYMYSVCNVVAGDQDNWLRTNWVYRGEAERIFIELKFTVRDCNSFPGGASSCKETFNLYYAESDVDYGTNFQKRQFTKIDTIAPDEITVSSDLEARHVKLNVEERSVGPLSRKGFYLAFQDIGACVALLSVRVYYKKCPEMLQGLARFPETIAGSHAPSLATVAGTCVDFAVVPPGGEEPRMHCTVDGEWLVPIGQCLCQAGYEKLEDACQACSPGFFKPEASESSCLECPAHTLPSPEGATSCECEDSYFRAPQDPLSMPCTRPPSAPHYLTAVGMGAKVELRWTPPQDSGGREDVVYSVTCEQCWPESGECGPCEASVHYSEPPHGLTRTSLTVSDLEPHMNYTFAVEARNGVSSLVASRSFRTASVSINQTEPPKVTLEARSTTSLSVSWSIPLRQQSRVWKYEVTYRKKGDSNSYNVRRTEGFSVTLDDLAPDTTYLVQVQALTQEGQGAGSKVHEFQTLSTEGSGNMAVIGGVAVGLLLLLVLAGIGFFIHRRRKSLRARQSPEDVYFSKSEQLKPLKTYVDPHTYEDPNQAVLKFTTEIHPSCITRQKVIGAGEFGEVYKGTLKASGKKEVPVAIKTLKAGYTEKQRVDFLSEASIMGQFSHHNIIRLEGVVSKYKPMMIITEYMENGALDKFLREKDGEFKVLQLVGMLRGIAAGMKYLANMNYVHRDLAARNILVNSNLVCKVSDFGLSRVLEDDPEATYTTSGGKIPIRWTAPEAISYRKFTSASDVWSFGIVMWEVMTYGERPYWELSNHEVMKAINDGFRLPTPMDCPSAIYQLMMQCWQQERARRPKFTDIVSILDKLIRAPDSLKTLADFDPRVSIRLPSTSGSEGVPFRTVSEWLESIKMQQYTEHFAAAGYTAIEKVVQMTSDDIKRIGVRLPGHQKRIAYSLLGLKDQVNMVGIPI is encoded by the exons ATGCAGAACATCATGGACGACTCGCCCATCTACATGTACTCCGTGTGCAACGTGGTGGCAGGCGACCAGGACAACTGGCTCCGCACCAACTGGGTGTACCGTGGCGAGGCCGAGCGCATCTTCATCGAGCTCAAGTTCACCGTCCGTGACTGCAACAGCTTCCCCGGCGGCGCCAGCTCCTGCAAGGAGACGTTCAACCTCTACTATGCGGAGTCCGACGTGGACTACGGCACCAACTTCCAGAAGCGCCAGTTCACCAAGATCGACACCATCGCGCCTGACGAGATCACCGTCAGCAGCGACTTAGAGGCGCGCCACGTGAAGCTGAACGTGGAGGAGCGCTCAGTGGGGCCGCTCAGCCGCAAGGGCTTCTACCTGGCCTTCCAGGACATCGGCGCCTGTGTGGCGCTGCTCTCCGTCCGCGTCTACTATAAGAAGTGCCCCGAGATGCTGCAGGGCCTGGCCCGCTTCCCGGAGACCATCGCCGGCTCCCACGCGCCCTCCCTGGCCACCGTGGCTGGCACCTGCGTGGACTTTGCTGTGGTGCCGCCTGGGGGTGAGGAGCCCCGCATGCACTGCACGGTGGATGGCGAGTGGCTGGTGCCCATCGGGCAGTGCTTGTGCCAGGCCGGCTACGAGAAGCTGGAGGATGCCTGCCAGG CCTGTTCACCCGGATTCTTCAAGCCTGAGGCGTCTGAGAGCTCCTGCTTGGAGTGCCCCGCACACACGCTGCCTTCCCCCGAAGGTGCCACCTCCTGCGAGTGCGAGGACAGCTATTTCCGGGCCCCCCAGGACCCGCTGTCCATGCCGTGCACAC GCCCGCCCTCCGCCCCTCACTACCTCACAGCCGTGGGCATGGGTGCCAAGGTGGAGCTGCGCTGGACGCCCCCACAGGACAGTGGGGGCCGTGAGGACGTGGTCTACAGTGTCACCTGCGAGCAGTGCTGGCCCGAGTCGGGCGAGTGCGGGCCCTGCGAGGCCAGTGTGCACTACTCGGAGCCACCGCACGGGCTCACCCGCACCAGCCTCACCGTCAGCGACCTGGAGCCGCACATGAACTACACCTTCGCCGTGGAGGCCCGCAACGGCGTCTCAAGCCTCGTGGCCAGCCGCAGCTTCCGCACCGCCAGCGTCAGCATCAACCAGACAG AGCCCCCCAAGGTGACGCTGGAGGCCCGCAGCACCACCTCCCTGAGCGTGTCCTGGAGTATCCCCCTGCGGCAGCAAAGCCGCGTGTGGAAATATGAGGTCACCTACCGCAAGAAG GGCGACTCCAACAGCTACAATGTGCGCCGCACTGAGGGCTTCTCTGTGACGCTGGATGACCTGGCTCCGGACACCACCTACCTGGTCCAGGTGCAGGCGCTGACGCAGGAGGGCCAGGGTGCCGGCAGCAAGGTGCACGAGTTCCAGACGCTCT CCACGGAAGGGTCTGGCAACATGGCGGTGATCGGCGGCGTGGCGGTCGGCCTGCTCTTGCTTCTCGTGCTGGCGGGAATCGGCTTCTTCATCCACCGCAG GAGGAAGAGCCTGCGAGCCCGCCAATCCCCCGAGGACGTTTACTTCTCCAAGTCGG AACAACTGAAGCCCCTGAAGACGTACGTGGACCCCCACACCTATGAGGACCCCAACCAGGCTGTGCTCAAGTTCACCACCGAGATCCACCCATCCTGCATCACGCGGCAGAAGGTGATCGGAGCAG GAGAGTTTGGGGAAGTGTACAAGGGGACGCTGAAGGCCTCGGGGAAGAAGGAGGTGCCCGTGGCCATCAAGACGCTGAAAGCCGGCTACACCGAGAAGCAGCGGGTGGACTTCCTCAGCGAGGCCAGCATCATGGGCCAGTTCAGCCACCACAACATCATCCGCCTGGAGGGCGTCGTCTCCAAAT ACAAGCCCATGATGATCATCACGGAATACATGGAGAACGGGGCCCTGGACAAGTTCCTGCGG GAGAAGGACGGCGAGTTCAAGGTGCTGCAGCTGGTGGGCATGCTGCGGGGCATCGCGGCCGGCATGAAGTACCTGGCCAACATGAACTATGTGCACCGCGACCTGGCCGCCCGCAACATCCTCGTCAACAGCAACCTGGTCTGCAAGGTGTCCGACTTCGGCCTGTCCCGCGTGCTGGAGGATGACCCCGAGGCCACCTACACCACCAGT GGCGGCAAGATCCCGATCCGCTGGACAGCCCCAGAGGCCATCTCCTACCGCAAGTTCACCTCCGCCAGCGACGTGTGGAGCTTTGGCATTGTCATGTGGGAGGTGATGACGTACGGCGAGCGGCCCTATTGGGAGCTGTCGAACCATGAG GTGATGAAAGCCATCAACGATGGCTTCCGGCTCCCCACACCCATGGACTGCCCGTCCGCCATCTACCAGCTCATGATGCAGTGCTGGCAGCAGGAGCGCGCCCGCCGCCCCAAGTTCACCGACATCGTCAGCATCCTCGACAAGCTCATCCGAGCCCCCGACTCCCTCAAGACCCTGGCTGACTTTGACCCGCG GGTGTCCATCCGGCTGCCCAGCACCAGTGGCTCGGAGGGGGTGCCCTTCCGTACCGTGTCCGAGTGGCTCGAGTCCATCAAGATGCAGCAGTACACGGAGCACTTCGCGGCGGCCGGCTACACGGCCATCGAGAAAGTGGTGCAGATGACCAGCGA TGACATCAAGAGGATCGGGGTGCGGCTGCCCGGCCACCAGAAACGCATCGCCTACAGCCTGCTGGGGCTCAAGGACCAGGTGAACATGGTGGGGATCCCCATCTGA
- the EPHA2 gene encoding ephrin type-A receptor 2 isoform X1: MEHRAPRACLALLWGCALAAAAAAQGKEVVLLDFAAAKGELGWLTQPYGRGWDLMQNIMDDSPIYMYSVCNVVAGDQDNWLRTNWVYRGEAERIFIELKFTVRDCNSFPGGASSCKETFNLYYAESDVDYGTNFQKRQFTKIDTIAPDEITVSSDLEARHVKLNVEERSVGPLSRKGFYLAFQDIGACVALLSVRVYYKKCPEMLQGLARFPETIAGSHAPSLATVAGTCVDFAVVPPGGEEPRMHCTVDGEWLVPIGQCLCQAGYEKLEDACQACSPGFFKPEASESSCLECPAHTLPSPEGATSCECEDSYFRAPQDPLSMPCTRPPSAPHYLTAVGMGAKVELRWTPPQDSGGREDVVYSVTCEQCWPESGECGPCEASVHYSEPPHGLTRTSLTVSDLEPHMNYTFAVEARNGVSSLVASRSFRTASVSINQTEPPKVTLEARSTTSLSVSWSIPLRQQSRVWKYEVTYRKKGDSNSYNVRRTEGFSVTLDDLAPDTTYLVQVQALTQEGQGAGSKVHEFQTLSTEGSGNMAVIGGVAVGLLLLLVLAGIGFFIHRRRKSLRARQSPEDVYFSKSEQLKPLKTYVDPHTYEDPNQAVLKFTTEIHPSCITRQKVIGAGEFGEVYKGTLKASGKKEVPVAIKTLKAGYTEKQRVDFLSEASIMGQFSHHNIIRLEGVVSKYKPMMIITEYMENGALDKFLREKDGEFKVLQLVGMLRGIAAGMKYLANMNYVHRDLAARNILVNSNLVCKVSDFGLSRVLEDDPEATYTTSGGKIPIRWTAPEAISYRKFTSASDVWSFGIVMWEVMTYGERPYWELSNHEVMKAINDGFRLPTPMDCPSAIYQLMMQCWQQERARRPKFTDIVSILDKLIRAPDSLKTLADFDPRVSIRLPSTSGSEGVPFRTVSEWLESIKMQQYTEHFAAAGYTAIEKVVQMTSDDIKRIGVRLPGHQKRIAYSLLGLKDQVNMVGIPI, encoded by the exons ATGGAGCACCGCGCGCCCCGCGCCTGCCTGGCCCTGCTGTGGGGCTGCGCGCtggccgcggcggcggcggcgcaggGCAAGGAAG TTGTACTGCTGGACTTCGCTGCAGCAAAAGGCGAGCTCGGCTGGCTCACACAACCATATGGCAGAGGG TGGGACCTGATGCAGAACATCATGGACGACTCGCCCATCTACATGTACTCCGTGTGCAACGTGGTGGCAGGCGACCAGGACAACTGGCTCCGCACCAACTGGGTGTACCGTGGCGAGGCCGAGCGCATCTTCATCGAGCTCAAGTTCACCGTCCGTGACTGCAACAGCTTCCCCGGCGGCGCCAGCTCCTGCAAGGAGACGTTCAACCTCTACTATGCGGAGTCCGACGTGGACTACGGCACCAACTTCCAGAAGCGCCAGTTCACCAAGATCGACACCATCGCGCCTGACGAGATCACCGTCAGCAGCGACTTAGAGGCGCGCCACGTGAAGCTGAACGTGGAGGAGCGCTCAGTGGGGCCGCTCAGCCGCAAGGGCTTCTACCTGGCCTTCCAGGACATCGGCGCCTGTGTGGCGCTGCTCTCCGTCCGCGTCTACTATAAGAAGTGCCCCGAGATGCTGCAGGGCCTGGCCCGCTTCCCGGAGACCATCGCCGGCTCCCACGCGCCCTCCCTGGCCACCGTGGCTGGCACCTGCGTGGACTTTGCTGTGGTGCCGCCTGGGGGTGAGGAGCCCCGCATGCACTGCACGGTGGATGGCGAGTGGCTGGTGCCCATCGGGCAGTGCTTGTGCCAGGCCGGCTACGAGAAGCTGGAGGATGCCTGCCAGG CCTGTTCACCCGGATTCTTCAAGCCTGAGGCGTCTGAGAGCTCCTGCTTGGAGTGCCCCGCACACACGCTGCCTTCCCCCGAAGGTGCCACCTCCTGCGAGTGCGAGGACAGCTATTTCCGGGCCCCCCAGGACCCGCTGTCCATGCCGTGCACAC GCCCGCCCTCCGCCCCTCACTACCTCACAGCCGTGGGCATGGGTGCCAAGGTGGAGCTGCGCTGGACGCCCCCACAGGACAGTGGGGGCCGTGAGGACGTGGTCTACAGTGTCACCTGCGAGCAGTGCTGGCCCGAGTCGGGCGAGTGCGGGCCCTGCGAGGCCAGTGTGCACTACTCGGAGCCACCGCACGGGCTCACCCGCACCAGCCTCACCGTCAGCGACCTGGAGCCGCACATGAACTACACCTTCGCCGTGGAGGCCCGCAACGGCGTCTCAAGCCTCGTGGCCAGCCGCAGCTTCCGCACCGCCAGCGTCAGCATCAACCAGACAG AGCCCCCCAAGGTGACGCTGGAGGCCCGCAGCACCACCTCCCTGAGCGTGTCCTGGAGTATCCCCCTGCGGCAGCAAAGCCGCGTGTGGAAATATGAGGTCACCTACCGCAAGAAG GGCGACTCCAACAGCTACAATGTGCGCCGCACTGAGGGCTTCTCTGTGACGCTGGATGACCTGGCTCCGGACACCACCTACCTGGTCCAGGTGCAGGCGCTGACGCAGGAGGGCCAGGGTGCCGGCAGCAAGGTGCACGAGTTCCAGACGCTCT CCACGGAAGGGTCTGGCAACATGGCGGTGATCGGCGGCGTGGCGGTCGGCCTGCTCTTGCTTCTCGTGCTGGCGGGAATCGGCTTCTTCATCCACCGCAG GAGGAAGAGCCTGCGAGCCCGCCAATCCCCCGAGGACGTTTACTTCTCCAAGTCGG AACAACTGAAGCCCCTGAAGACGTACGTGGACCCCCACACCTATGAGGACCCCAACCAGGCTGTGCTCAAGTTCACCACCGAGATCCACCCATCCTGCATCACGCGGCAGAAGGTGATCGGAGCAG GAGAGTTTGGGGAAGTGTACAAGGGGACGCTGAAGGCCTCGGGGAAGAAGGAGGTGCCCGTGGCCATCAAGACGCTGAAAGCCGGCTACACCGAGAAGCAGCGGGTGGACTTCCTCAGCGAGGCCAGCATCATGGGCCAGTTCAGCCACCACAACATCATCCGCCTGGAGGGCGTCGTCTCCAAAT ACAAGCCCATGATGATCATCACGGAATACATGGAGAACGGGGCCCTGGACAAGTTCCTGCGG GAGAAGGACGGCGAGTTCAAGGTGCTGCAGCTGGTGGGCATGCTGCGGGGCATCGCGGCCGGCATGAAGTACCTGGCCAACATGAACTATGTGCACCGCGACCTGGCCGCCCGCAACATCCTCGTCAACAGCAACCTGGTCTGCAAGGTGTCCGACTTCGGCCTGTCCCGCGTGCTGGAGGATGACCCCGAGGCCACCTACACCACCAGT GGCGGCAAGATCCCGATCCGCTGGACAGCCCCAGAGGCCATCTCCTACCGCAAGTTCACCTCCGCCAGCGACGTGTGGAGCTTTGGCATTGTCATGTGGGAGGTGATGACGTACGGCGAGCGGCCCTATTGGGAGCTGTCGAACCATGAG GTGATGAAAGCCATCAACGATGGCTTCCGGCTCCCCACACCCATGGACTGCCCGTCCGCCATCTACCAGCTCATGATGCAGTGCTGGCAGCAGGAGCGCGCCCGCCGCCCCAAGTTCACCGACATCGTCAGCATCCTCGACAAGCTCATCCGAGCCCCCGACTCCCTCAAGACCCTGGCTGACTTTGACCCGCG GGTGTCCATCCGGCTGCCCAGCACCAGTGGCTCGGAGGGGGTGCCCTTCCGTACCGTGTCCGAGTGGCTCGAGTCCATCAAGATGCAGCAGTACACGGAGCACTTCGCGGCGGCCGGCTACACGGCCATCGAGAAAGTGGTGCAGATGACCAGCGA TGACATCAAGAGGATCGGGGTGCGGCTGCCCGGCCACCAGAAACGCATCGCCTACAGCCTGCTGGGGCTCAAGGACCAGGTGAACATGGTGGGGATCCCCATCTGA